The genomic DNA GAACACCGGATCGAGCCGCCCGACGCGGCGGCCATCCTTGGTCACGAGCACGTCGTCCGCGCGGCCCTCGATCGAGCGCAGGATCGGCATCGCCGAACCGCAGGGGCAGCGCTCCTCGAGCGGCGCGAGCACCCCGCGATCGCCCTGCGGGTAGCGGATGAGGAGGTGGTCGCGGTTGAGGAGCCCGGTGAAGACGAGCTCGCCCGCGGTCCCCGGCGGGACCA from Deltaproteobacteria bacterium includes the following:
- a CDS encoding phenylacetate--CoA ligase family protein — translated: VPPGTAGELVFTGLLNRDHLLIRYPQGDRGVLAPLEERCPCGSAMPILRSIEGRADDVLVTKDGRRVGRLDPVFKMAQRVKEAQIIQEALDRLLVKVVPAAGYDHTDEASIRHELRLRMGEIRVDIERVERIERTSMSKFRAVISRLGA